The nucleotide window ACATCATAAATTCTACTTTCTTACCACTGCTGTGTTTATGTAGCTGTCAGAATGGTGGATGCAGTCGGCCTATCTGGACTGCCGTATGCCGGTGGCGGTCTACACCAGCCCCGGGGTTGTCCTGCCGCGCATGCGCTTCAGCGATCGCCAAGGACAGATGAGGTGAGAAAGCATCGTCCATATCGAGGACCAGCCACCACAGTTGCTAAGCTCTtactaaacaaaacacaaaaaaaaaatacttttaaggCATGCGGCCAATTTGTGGTGCTCCCTGAATATCGGTTTTACAGTGAAATCCAATGATAAGCACCGGTCGTTAAGTTGTTTCCAAAAGTATAAACAAGCTTATTTGAGGCTGGATATTGTAGCTGACCTTTGAACAGGCTTCCCTCCACATGCTGGCTATTTAAAGGGCTCTGGCTGCTCACACCGTGGCTCAGCTGTTTTTGACTTCTGTGACCTGTGGGATATGGTGAATACGTCGGCCTCATAGAGAAATACTGCAGTGAAGCCAAGGATTGAATTTGAAGTATGCAGGGTACAATAGACTCATCATTCTACTGACACAGTTTGAATATACTTGGTGAAATAAACAAGAGGAGATCAGGTGGTTGACAATGACAAATGTATATCTCTTCTGCAGATTTGCTGCCAGACTGATCACAGGAGTTCtggactttaaaaaaatgattgacACGTGAGTTTGtctgaaactaaaacaaactgttGTAACAGACAAATCTCCTTGTCATTGATGtataaaaaactacaaatgGATGATTTGCGGTGCTGTGTCACAGTGACACCCTGCCTGTGGAGTACCTGAGTGGGAAGCCGCTGTGTATGGACCAGTACTACCAGATATTGTCCTCCTGTCGTGTCCCCGGCCCAAAGAGAGACACTGTTGTAAACCACACCATCGGGAAAACACCGCCATCTCACATCACTGTGGTCCACAACTTCCAGGTACTCGAGATGGCAGATGGTCATCATAAGCTCATTTTATTATGTCATTATCATTGGTGCAGTGGTTAAAGAAATACTGGCTCTGTGGCTGCATGACCCTGACATTGCTATCGTCTCCCTCAGTTCTTTGTCTTGGACGTTTACAACAGCGATGGCACGGCACTGACAGTAGACCAGATCTACATGCAGCTGGAGAAGATCTGGAACTCGTCTTTGCAAACTAACAAAGAGCCGATTGGCATCCTTACGTCACAGCACCGCAACACCTGGGGCAAAGCCTACAACAACCTGATCAAGGGTGAGCAGAGGAGGGGTAAACCGTAAGCTGCtatcagacatgaactctggaacaacaggaaaatgtctggaacgtTCTGACAAGGCGCCTGAGTAGAACATGCATGAGGCAttatgtataaattctgctgtggaaatcaccTTTTTGTatacagcacatcgacacccACATTGGCCCTTATCACTGTGAGCTCtcaaatcttgttgtctttccaattcaacatttttgtcgGCATCTTCTttgtgtatggctcctcttttccatcctgagatatttgtattcttgtaTCTTTAGTTTGGCCTCTGTCTAATAGgctcacattttccatttattttacttaGGGACTAACATAAAACTTTCTTAAAAATGTTCAGAGCACCTAACTCAAAAATGTATGTTCTGACATACAGCCTGTTTCTGAAAAGTTTTCTGGAAAATGTGcgaagttcagtgcatgtcttaaAGCAGCTCTAGTATCAGCTAGATggattttcaaattttaaagcacatttcagAGGAAATATTATTTAGATCTTTAAAGCCATTTTATTCACCCTCAGATAAGACAAATAAGGAGTCAGTGCGTGCCATCCAGAAAAGTATCTTCAACATTTGCTTGGACGCCCCAATGCCCCGTGTGTCCGATGAGCTGTATCAGAGCCGCGTGGCGGCGCAGATGCTACATGGAGGAGGAGCTCGCTGGAACAGCGGCAACCGCTGGTTTGATAAAACATTACAGGTCAGATTGAGACTTCAAATATAAAACCATGAACTGCAGTTTGGTGGTGGTTGAGAATTTAAAGGCACTTGCATCATCCACAGTTCATAGTTGGTGAAGACGGTACGTGTGGGCTGGTGTACGAACATGCACCCGCTGAGGGTCCGCCCATCGTGTTTCTCGTGGACTACGTTGTTAAATACATGTGAGTTTCAGTCAGTTTTTAGGTACACGTTTTGTCCCTTTACAAATGAACTCACcgtttgacattttctcaacAGGCAGAAGACTGAAATAGTCCGCTCCCCCATGGTTCCTCTGCAGATGCCTCAGAAGCTGCGTTTTAACATAACACCTGAAGTCAAGAGAGACATTGAGAATGCCAAACAAAATATGAACATGTATGTTTGGTGCCGTCATGATAATTGTTAGCATCTCAGCTTTTAGGATTTTGTGCAACTTGCTcatctttctttgttttactAGAATGGTGCACGACTTGGATGTGAAGGTGCTTATGTTTTCTCATTTTGGAAAAAATGTGCCAAGGCAACATAAGCTGAGTCCAGATGCTTTTGTGCAAATGGCTCTTCAACTTGCCTACTTCAGGTAAGAAAGAAGTTTCTGCAGTTGAAAATTATCCTGACATGAAATAAACAGCTTATATATATCCTGTTATTTCTGAATTCCAGGATGTATAATATTTGCTGCTCCACATATGAGAGTGCATCGTTACGAATGTTCAAATATGGCCGAACAGATGCCATCCGTGCAACTACTATTGAGTCGTCAAAATTCGTCGAGGCAATGCAAGACCCAGCTAAACAGGTGCTGTTGAACCACTAGACTTTTCTCAATGAATGTAAAGTTAAAACCATGTACGCTCTGACTGAACAGTAAATACCTTGTCAACAGAGCACAGagaggctggagctgctgcagaaggCCGTTCAGACGCACAAGGACAACACCTACAATGTGAGAGTTGGACTCCATcgatataatgtttgtttttttctgaaatcatCAGATTCATTTCAGTTCTACAAATTcaacctttctttttttaggcGATTCATGGACAAGCCATAGAGCGACACCTCCTCGGGCTGAAGATCCAGGGTATTAATGACCTGACCTCCATGCCTGAGATATTCATGGATACATCTTTTGCTGTGGCTCAGCATTATAATCTCTCCACCAGCCAGGTAAATTTGCAtctaagaaaacaaacagtttatTATTACTGAGCAAATGATTATCTGCCGTCAAATTAGTTTGTCGGAGTATTTGCCCTCATCTCTCTCCTGCCTGCGTGTCCAGGTTGGCTCCAAGACAGACTGCGTGATGTGCTTTGGTCCAGTGGTGCCAGATGGCTATGGAGTGTGTTACAATCCCATGGATGAGCACATCAACATCGCCATCACGGCCTTCAACAGCTGTGAGGAGACAAACGCTGCCAAGTTTGCCCAGGCTGTAGAGGAGGCTCTGTTGGACATGAGGGCACTCCTGGAAGACACGGCGAAAGCCGAGCAGTGATCCCGCACGGGATCCTTCCGTGGTGTTTGTGTCCCACTGCGGCGCACAGGAGCTGGAACTGAGTCGCTGGCAGAGCGCCGCACTGGCATCAACTCACAATGTACTGAGTGTGTTGGAGCTGGGGGGGAAACCTGTTAAcgaaggattgtgggaagagaGTGGGAATGTGTGACGGTTAATGCACTGCTTTTGAAAGGAGAAGTAAATCTCTATGATGGGAATTCtatattttaacatattgtgTTATATccatttgaaatttaaatggACACAATTTGCTAAagagtattgttttttttcttcctttgtttaTACTTAACCAGTTTCTAGAATGACACTGTCCTCGCTTGACTGTTgagtgttttggtttgttttgttcatttattcatgtcAATATAATTATCACAGAAGTATGAAAATCAAGTTTTGAAGGATTTTGTTCTCTcaacatataatttaaatacatattttaagcCACAGATATGTGAAACATAAAAATCAAAAGCTCCTCCAggtattttttataaattaatatCCAGGACTCATAAAGGAATATTCCGCTCTGAAGCTTCCTTTAGAATGAAGGTAGTCTCCATGAAACTCAATCTCTGCCATATTTCCAGAGGAATGCCACAGAAACAGCTGTTGACCTTTAAACACGTTGGTCTTTAAGATGTCCATGTCCCGGATctgaacaacagaaaaagacaaaatatcccTGTAGTTATTACACTTGCACCTTTTCCTTTGCACTGTGGAGcacactgaaacaacaacacaagttaAAAAAGCTGGCCCGCACCATAATGTATGTAGACTGCGAGTTGGTGGCGTTGAATGCTAATCCAATGTGCAgggcttggactctgatcttCACAGAGGGAGGGGCGTTGATGAGCACTCGACAGGTGTGGTTGGTGCTGGAAGTCGTTGGGTTCTCAATGTCACCGCTGGGGGAGAACAGCTGAATATCACAGTCTGTGGGGTAAAGACCAGGTGTACTTAACCTTTGGTAAATGCAAACGTGTAAACAAAATACATATGAACACCTGTATTAGTATTATACGTAAAGATCAAAACATGAACCTTTCTGGAAACAGTATTAACAACAGATTCAGTTTTTATGGGGAGTTGTATTTTCAGCTTCACTGAGTGTTCAGGTTATTACATATATCTACCATCAGTTTTGAACCTTTTTGTTGCAGTGGGCTCCCACATTTGTTGCATTTTACTTATAGTAACATCCATTCTAATAGCCAGCGAAACATCTTCTTTCATTAAACATCTTCCTGTTTTTTGACATTACATCCTGGGTTTCTCTCTTTAGCGCAGCTCTGcacacagagaacaaacacgCTGTCTCACCCTGATGGTGGCTCCTCTTCAGGTTTTTCTGTGACGTGTAGCTGAACACAATTCCACTTCCAGGAGTGAGCATATTTTGACGAACCAGCAGGACGTTGGTTCTCGTGGTCAGCTCACTACCTGCAACCTGCTCACACTTCCTCACAAATGCCAATCGGTCAAAAAATGCCACATACTCCTCTGCAGGGACACATGCACAGAGGTACAGGCAGTTATTTTGGTGCAATAGTCATAGCACAGGAAGTAACATcctttgcatatttaaaaaaaacatactttttcTGCAATTCAAGGAGCTAGATTCCACTCTAATGTGAATAACCTCATCCAGAGGTCGACCTATGGAAACTGTGCAGCGGGTGGTTACGTTTTTCAAATCCACTGTGCCCGATTCCTCCAGGAGTAGCTGTCCACATGCACCTGGAAAAGAGCACACACCGTTAACCCTGCATCTGCAACCAACTCGCACTGCAAATGGGTCGGGAGTCAAAGAGCTTATGCCTCTAGGGGTTGGGGTGGCTGCTGTTGTGGTCTGTGGGAAAACAATGGCCTCTGTTGGACTTGTGGGAGACAGCAGAGGCCCATCTGTGAGGTCAACCATCGGGACAGCCTGCGTTGCAGCGGCGGTGGGCGACACTTCTACGCAGCTGCCCATGTTGCAGCCCTGGATGGTGATGGGTTTGGGCATATGCATGCAAAGCAGAGGGCTGAGGGGCTCTGGCTTGGAGGGGCCCAGGCAGGACACTGGTCTGGACTGGATCCCATATCCACAGGGTACTGAACACTGGTGGAGGAATGCAACATGGGAAGTAAGCTTGGGAAACCGTGTCAGCAAAATCATGCATCATATCACATAATAAGCAGTATTCAGGTGGACAGGTGGTATAGGGGTATTGACATTTTATCTTATCTAAGACTGCAACCAATGACGCCTTATGATACCTTGTGCAGACACAAAAGTTATATTTTCTTTGACCAATGGctcaaaacacaaagttatttAATCTAGAGTGATATAAAAAGCAGTACATCTCCCTATTTGAGAAGCAGGAACCACAGAATGATTAACAAGTGATTCACATTTTCAGTCAGTTGACTAAATCCAACAAATCATCTGAGCTTTTATCAGATCCATTCTAATCTAATTTAATCTTCAAATTTTTCGACCATTCTCTCTCCTGTTAAAAGTACCTGGCTCCACGACTTCACCTCCCACCTAAAGGTGCAGATTTGCACCAGGCAGGGCACCGTGGTGGCCGGTTTGACCACTTCATGGCAGTTTCCCACTGGCACCACACTCTCCTTGCCATGGACAAACTGGACACAGGACACAATCCTCTTGGCTACACCCAACCCGCAGGACACAGAGCAGGGTGACGTCCTGAACAACTTCCACCTGGATGAGTGAAAGTGGTGGTGAGATCATTTTTtgggagaggtgtgtgtgtgtgtgtgtgtgtgtgtgtgtgtgtgtgtgtgtgtgtgtgtctgtgtgtgtctgtgtgtgtgtgtgtctgtgtgtgtgtgtgtctgtgtgtctgtgtgtttgtgtgtgattcacCTTGCTGGGCAGATGTGGGTGTTACATGAAACCACTGCTGTGGGTTTGAGAGAGTCACTACACTCTGAATCCtccacaacctcctcctcctcctcctctcctgcttccAGAGCACAGTACAGCACCCTGTTGGCCACCCCTCCTCCACACGTTACACTGCAGACTCCTTGCTTAGAGCGCCACCTGGTAGTTAGAAATATTTTACTGCTGGCATTTGTTAAATCCCTGTTTTCCCTTCCTCTAAATTCACATATAGAATAGTGTGGTGTACTACAGGTAAATATGAGCCTGGGGTTTCTCACATgggagggcagagagaggggcTGCAGAGCTCAGACTGGGGAGGAGGTTTGGAAGAAGCATCACAGCGGAAGTCCGGCACCCCCAGTCTGCTCTGGTGGTCCACACAGGAAAACCACACCTGCAGGGTTCCTGCATGATACCTTATCTGATGAGGACATGTAATCTCTAAATGAAAGCAATTATATATCATTTTCTCTTACCATTGCCACAGGTCTTTGAGCACTGGCTGACTAAAGGGCTCCAAACATACACCGGAAGTTGTCTGGAGCGGGGCAGCAAACCAGACTTCAGCATGGGCCGGGATTTGAAAAGTAAAGCCGTGTTTAGAGGTGATTCATTTTGGAATAAGAGTCAGATTTGAGTCATTTTTAACTTTACCTCTCCCTCAGCGTCCCACCCGATGGGACAAACGTCCACCACACATGGCGCCGAATCAGGAGGTTTGATATGCTTTGAACAGAAGCTGTGATCCACTTCAACATCCTGACCAGCTTCTGGACGGATGCATGACACAGTCAGGTTGGCTTCTCCTGGCCCGCACACTGCTGAACATTCCCCTGGTTCTGACACACGCCATCTGTCAacatgtgtgagtgttgttGTTCAAACTGGGTAACACCTGAACCCCTTCATATTCTGTGGTCATGGAAAGTTATTTGACCCACTGCTCCCGATGATCAACACTACAGACTTCATACCTGGCAGGACAGTATTGTAGGTTACATCTTTCcacagcaggtggcgctgtgtcAGGTGAACATTCAGAATCTGGAACAGTCACCACATCAGCTCCTTGTTTCTGAACACATCTCACAGGACgcaccctctctcctccaccacaggCGGCACTACAGGGCCCATATTTTCTTGTTTCCCAACTGTGaaacaggacattttctgtCAACCTATTTGTGCTGAGCTGTAACTGTATGTCAGgccagatgaaaacaaactgaaacgACATGAACGTACCTGGGGGGACAGGGTGAGAGCTGACAGATTGTTTGGAGTGGTACAGGCGACGTGGGTGTCTCACAGTTGTGTTCCTCCAAATGGCTGTTGCTATCTTCATCTGCACAGACATATACAAGTGTCTGTACACctgcaaataaaagaatatgtGTAGGACAACTTCAATCGTACAATACATGATTTCTGTTCTAGGGCAGgtatttacatttcagattTCACGCAGCTTTATTAGAAACTTTTATAGGGTTAAGTTTACAAGACTGAAtcacaatattttaaaatggaCTGGAATGGTTTTAAATTGCAGTGCAGGACATTTACAAGAGAGTATCATGTATGGCcaaggaaataagaaaacaacatacaGCACATTAAACAACGGttcaattgtatttgttgtagtgtgtgtgaCCATTCAGTTAATCAGCTCAATAGACATTTGGTGTCATTTTCCTCCTGAAAACACCAGAGATCAGAACAATGGCAAAATATTCCACACTTCAGAGTCCTTGTAACAGATGGGCACTGAGTCTGGTATAGAAAACTGTTCAAAAAGGTAATTATTGTACACACTATTACACAAATCTTCTTCCTGGCAAAACCACTGACTCCTAAAACAAGAAAGCCAGTCTGTGAATTTAAAAAGGCACCGGCCACAGAAAATAGCCTGTGTGCTGTAACTTGTATATccttatttagttttattcattttgactTTTGATAAACAGTGACTTACCAGATCCACAGGAGACAGAGCAGGGTGTTGTAAAGACAACCCATTTGCCTTTAGGTGTGACGATTGTCGAGTAACTGTTTCTGGTGGGAAGATAGAACTGGTAACTAATGTTTGGATTTGTCCTCTCGCCATATTCTTTTCCATATTTGCGATAAacctgaaaagagaaaaatctgtaTAAAAGTTGGGCACATGGGAttttccatttcagtttttgGAGTATGTTTTAACATCTGTTCACACTGTATAAGTGAGAGCTGCAACCTTTGCATTTTgatttgtgtcatttgtgtgtCCTGACCTGTACGATGATCTCCTGTTGCAGCGgtccaggaagcagcagctcctccatcgCAGGCAAAAAGTCAGGGGTCAGGTGAAGACGGTATTCTAGGTGGTTGTCATCAACTGGGGAGGGATGGGTCGTATTCAGCGCCATGCTGCCGGATCCGGACACAACGTACCGACTCCCAACCATTACAGCTGAGGACACAGACGTCAAAAAACAACTCCTAGTTTTAGTTTGTCCTGTGACACCTGTTGtagaaacataaacattttgtaAAGTGATGACGCTCACCCATGTGCGTGAAGAGAGGTGCCCTGTTTACAATATGAACCTGCGTGGCATTCACTGGCACAGAGAGGAAGGTGGTGTACCCTGAAACAGAAAGCACTGAATTATAACTCAGTGAAAACAGTACAGATATTAGAGCTGTAGCTATGATTATCAGTTAATTATTGATTAGTTTTGTAATGAACTGACTAAGTATTCTGTCgagaaaatagtttttaaaaaaggtctcAGATCACATGAGAAAACCTTGAAATTGCAGCCCAAAAGATAATAAATCAACATTaagataaaactgaaacatttgACAAGTAAGTTAAGGTGAGGTGAGGTAAGGTAAGAGAAGGTGAGGTAAGGTAAGGTGAGGTAAGGTATACTTCATTGTCCCATAGGGAAACTTGGGCTCCAGGCCACTGTATCATACTAAAcgtttcacatttcaaatacaCATAAATGCATAGAACCTACATGTATCACAATACACATACCCTCACACACAAGTACGCACATTCAGACGTGTGTAGAAAACGTGCAAACATTCATATGTCTGGTGTAAACCACTCGTTGGCAGTGGTGTCAGTGATAAGAGAATACCAGAGGACAgcagtgaatttaaaaacataaatagatAGAGATAAATACATCACAAAATACTCCTACTAGTTACTACTTTATTTTGATGGAAGATAGAATAAAGGGATTCTTGTACCGGTTCAATCTGCATTGTGGCATCCTGAACCATCATGAGGGCAACGTGTCTTATTCTACGTATGTGCCTCTCTAAGCAGAGATTTTTAATGTCATGACTGAAAATAGAACTGATCTCTTTTTCCTACGATCGTCACGGCCGTCTGAATGACCGTACAGGCTTAGACTTTAACTGTGCCGACAAATTACCAGACCATACTTTTATACCGTAGCAAATTACACTCTCTAATTTGATAGAACGGGAACATAAGATTGCAACCTAGAGAAATACATCCTCTGTTGTTAACAAGAGCAAAGATTTTCAACATGAACATGCCACGTAGGAGAGCTTTCAATGTGGACACAGAGGTATTTATATGAGGAGACCTGGTTTATGGGTGCGTTGTGAATGAGTACTGGACTATTTCCTCAGTTTTCTTCACGTTCACAAGAAGGTAGTGAGCATCACACCAGTCAACAAACTGTTTGAACAGGGATGTGTCTTGATCTGTATGCAGAGGATGTAATTTTGGGGGGGTTGTGCTCACACACCCTTTCGAGTATAATGTGAAGAGAACTAGGTAGGAATcagagcaacagcgccctctgcagatgaagttgttttcatgtagagaaaaagcTAAATCTATCAGTGTGTTGATCAGAGCTCTGACTGTCACTGaactaaaacacaacagtggatattacccatgatccccggcttcttgaaccagaagagctgctgctgtaactaATCCACCAAACTCTATAATCGATAATCACTACCCCTTAAgacttctaagtctttttaactgatctgcATTCGGTATTACTCTTGAATTGTTGGGCCTGATTCTGACACTTTGAATTGTGACTctatcagtcagttccacacttctcacataTCCTGCTCACTaaagttacatagagcaagaacaggCGTTcggggtgaggaggggggatGAAAGCAGCTCCATCCTCCTTACTTCAAGTCAGAATTATTCAGAAACTGctattttaaagtaaataagtTGCACAGTGTTGCTTTCAGTGATTTAAATCAGGTCATTTTCTGTGACTGAATGTGTTCGGGAATTACACACTGCGTTTACCTCTGGCCTGACCAGCAGTGTaggagtcagaggtcaaagtGCAGGACGATCCATTTCCACCGCACACCCCACACTCATCCCACACTTTCCCAGAATGCAGCACACCGTCACAGCCAAACAGCTGATCAGAGACAAACAGTgaacagagacattttttttaaataagtgtgAAAGAGTAAAACTGCATCTGCTCTCCAGCATGTTTTGCTTAGTCATCGCTACCTGGCATTTCCCTCTCAGACAAGCAGCTGTAGAGCCGAAGGCAGGTGGACTGTCTGACTCACAGCGAGTCCCATCCGCAAACTGAGAGCCACGGCTCACCATGAAGTTCTCTCCCTCTGACTGGCACATGTATCTGCATTGCTCATCCCCTGGTTTTGACAATAAGGACAATTTACAGGGGGGGAAATGTAGCAGGTGTAGTTACTGTCATTTAACTCATAGAAATAAAAAGCTTTCTGCGGGCCCACCTTGTGCAAAGCCTACAGCAGGGATCCATGTGTAGAAGGAGGCAGTGTTTGGGAGCAGGTAGAGCGGCTGGAGGTCTGTCATCGAACACTGTTCTGCCATGAAATCTAGCTGGGTGCCCTTACATGGCTTCAGCAACAGCGGTGGTAAGAAGAACAAGCCATTTTTAGCTTTTCCAgctttttaattattgttagATGTCAGGTTTGCCAAAAACCACTGAAGAGGCATTCAAAATACATTCCTCTTTATCTAAAATTGATTGGAAGCCCTCTTCAATTCTTAAACTCTTTGCCTCCTCAGTTATCTGAGTCATACCATCAATGCTTATATTTCTGGAGGCTTCAAACTGCTAAgaacaaatcattaaaatgtgGGACGATGCACTCAGCAAACAGTACTGACCAACTGTATGGAGACTCACTGTAAACACAGCCAGTCAGAACTTACCTGCTGGTGACAAAGTTCAGCCTCGATATACAGACCCTGACAATCATTCCCTCCAAAAGCAGGCCTGAAAAAAACGACATCACAGATATTGGATTTTACAAGAATATTAAAGAATGATGGCCCTATGTTTGACTGATGCTTGCCACGCAGTTGTCACCTGGGGTTGTTGCATTGCCGTGTGCGATGAGTGACTCCCCCACCACATGTCCGTGAACAGCGGGAGAACTCTGACCAGCTGGACCAGGAGCCGTGCACCACCACAGAGGAGCTGAGCTCATCCGGGGACACACAGCGACCCTTCAGACACCACTGCAGGAGAGGATTGCACCtcatgaaaaaaacatacttGTGCCTACTCCTGGTAGATGAACATACtttgggaggaaaaaaagaaagcacaCAAATGACTCAGTGATCACAGAGCAGTACCTGGTGTGGTGCACACTCTGTCCCGTCCAGCAGTGGGACCAGGAGACGTTTGCAGGAGCTGTCGTCGTCAGGGTTGATGTGACAGGACAGGACACGACAAGCTGGCTGATGGGAAAGATAGACAATTTTGGACACATGTATAGAAATGTGGTcacaatgtgtgtatttgtcatgtGAAGCGACGCCTGGTGGTGCCATGCTGTTATTACAGGGGACTAACCAGGTCAGGGTTGGTGAAAGAGCAGGCTCTGGCAGTGCTACCAAAGGCTATTCTGCACTGGTCATCAACTCCATAGTACAGACCAGGCTTCCAGTCTTGTAGGGAGTCTGCCATTACAGGCAGGTCTGTCACACATGTAGCCTTCCCTTCACTGGGGATGGAAAACCAACGCACGTGACATCTCATTCACAAACTACTTGTTGCTGTTTATGGACAGTTGGATGTTAAGTGTATAGCATAAGAGTGGTGCGAAAAAAGCCACTAAAATATCTACAAGAAATCCTTTGTTCCTAGTGCAATTGAATTGTTGAATTATAAAGTATGAGCTACTTTAATTTATATAACCTTTGTAATAAGTCTGTTGAACTGTATTTTACTATGATTGAACTTTGAGCTCTGcagatttacagtttttatttgt belongs to Hippoglossus stenolepis isolate QCI-W04-F060 chromosome 9, HSTE1.2, whole genome shotgun sequence and includes:
- the LOC118115160 gene encoding carnitine O-acetyltransferase, which codes for MWTVLVRAGLRPGVVKPCRLLRSVTQIPQRSLVHQENLPKLPVPPLKQTCEQYLASLEPIVSKEELEHTQELVAEFLKGGVGERLQKGLERRARKTENWLSEWWMQSAYLDCRMPVAVYTSPGVVLPRMRFSDRQGQMRFAARLITGVLDFKKMIDTDTLPVEYLSGKPLCMDQYYQILSSCRVPGPKRDTVVNHTIGKTPPSHITVVHNFQFFVLDVYNSDGTALTVDQIYMQLEKIWNSSLQTNKEPIGILTSQHRNTWGKAYNNLIKDKTNKESVRAIQKSIFNICLDAPMPRVSDELYQSRVAAQMLHGGGARWNSGNRWFDKTLQFIVGEDGTCGLVYEHAPAEGPPIVFLVDYVVKYMQKTEIVRSPMVPLQMPQKLRFNITPEVKRDIENAKQNMNIMVHDLDVKVLMFSHFGKNVPRQHKLSPDAFVQMALQLAYFRMYNICCSTYESASLRMFKYGRTDAIRATTIESSKFVEAMQDPAKQSTERLELLQKAVQTHKDNTYNAIHGQAIERHLLGLKIQGINDLTSMPEIFMDTSFAVAQHYNLSTSQVGSKTDCVMCFGPVVPDGYGVCYNPMDEHINIAITAFNSCEETNAAKFAQAVEEALLDMRALLEDTAKAEQ
- the adamts13 gene encoding A disintegrin and metalloproteinase with thrombospondin motifs 13, producing MLSYSRAGRHTGRGGSMFFTTLLCLLLLRPGLSALMRSPLDEKLFNHPSSPRDTVYSYDSSPDASEGVRLPRSAAMPDITHLELLVVVGPDVQQVHKQDTERYILTNLNIASELLRDMTLGANMRVHLVRMIILSEPEPEIQMSTNITSSLRSVCDWSRRINPSNDTDPLHADLLLYITRYDLVLPDGNKLVRGVAQLGGVCSSEWSCVIAEDTGFDLGITIAHEIGHSFGINHDGVGNPCGRSGFMMASNGGYNSVDLTWSSCSRQQLLLFFSEGKATCVTDLPVMADSLQDWKPGLYYGVDDQCRIAFGSTARACSFTNPDLPACRVLSCHINPDDDSSCKRLLVPLLDGTECAPHQWCLKGRCVSPDELSSSVVVHGSWSSWSEFSRCSRTCGGGVTHRTRQCNNPRPAFGGNDCQGLYIEAELCHQQPCKGTQLDFMAEQCSMTDLQPLYLLPNTASFYTWIPAVGFAQGDEQCRYMCQSEGENFMVSRGSQFADGTRCESDSPPAFGSTAACLRGKCQLFGCDGVLHSGKVWDECGVCGGNGSSCTLTSDSYTAGQARGYTTFLSVPVNATQVHIVNRAPLFTHMAVMVGSRYVVSGSGSMALNTTHPSPVDDNHLEYRLHLTPDFLPAMEELLLPGPLQQEIIVQVYRKYGKEYGERTNPNISYQFYLPTRNSYSTIVTPKGKWVVFTTPCSVSCGSGVQTLVYVCADEDSNSHLEEHNCETPTSPVPLQTICQLSPCPPSWETRKYGPCSAACGGGERVRPVRCVQKQGADVVTVPDSECSPDTAPPAVERCNLQYCPARWRVSEPGECSAVCGPGEANLTVSCIRPEAGQDVEVDHSFCSKHIKPPDSAPCVVDVCPIGWDAEGESRPMLKSGLLPRSRQLPVYVWSPLVSQCSKTCGNGTLQVWFSCVDHQSRLGVPDFRCDASSKPPPQSELCSPSLCPPMWRSKQGVCSVTCGGGVANRVLYCALEAGEEEEEEVVEDSECSDSLKPTAVVSCNTHICPARWKLFRTSPCSVSCGLGVAKRIVSCVQFVHGKESVVPVGNCHEVVKPATTVPCLVQICTFRWEVKSWSQCSVPCGYGIQSRPVSCLGPSKPEPLSPLLCMHMPKPITIQGCNMGSCVEVSPTAAATQAVPMVDLTDGPLLSPTSPTEAIVFPQTTTAATPTPRGISSLTPDPFAVRVGCRCRVNGVCSFPGACGQLLLEESGTVDLKNVTTRCTVSIGRPLDEVIHIRVESSSLNCRKKEYVAFFDRLAFVRKCEQVAGSELTTRTNVLLVRQNMLTPGSGIVFSYTSQKNLKRSHHQDCDIQLFSPSGDIENPTTSSTNHTCRVLINAPPSVKIRVQALHIGLAFNATNSQSTYIMIRDMDILKTNVFKGQQLFLWHSSGNMAEIEFHGDYLHSKGSFRAEYSFMSPGY